A portion of the Deinococcus peraridilitoris DSM 19664 genome contains these proteins:
- a CDS encoding substrate-binding domain-containing protein, with product MPRTFAWLLMVLGCTSGAVSVVGTAPPWLRELGGLETHYRQTSAPDALRELYAGRADVALVSRPGPLPPRGIGPVVFLPVAVYPVRLAYRLPGVDLQLDLKTACRIFAGRVLTWDHREIAALNPEVRLPSLPILTTARSVPNAASQVFAEACVTGGWWPSTWRKSSWSAGAVNIRTRQREQLADLRVTGSLGLLGPLEQAPDLQVARLRSPGGLFVEASVAQGVDAVPASVYTSLAPVKDAQAYPLRGLVWAVYLREQRYRERGLQEAQALHAFLTALQAQDSEFFTPLPEQERPSVRLTFGGRDLATFKGPPAPRP from the coding sequence GTGCCGCGAACGTTCGCATGGCTGCTGATGGTGCTGGGATGCACCTCTGGCGCCGTGAGCGTCGTCGGCACGGCTCCTCCCTGGCTGCGTGAACTGGGTGGGCTGGAAACCCACTACCGTCAGACCTCGGCGCCGGACGCCTTGCGCGAGCTGTATGCAGGCCGGGCGGACGTGGCACTCGTGAGCCGGCCTGGTCCTCTGCCCCCCAGGGGAATTGGGCCGGTCGTGTTTCTGCCCGTGGCTGTCTATCCGGTCCGGCTTGCTTACCGCCTGCCTGGCGTGGATTTGCAGCTTGACCTCAAGACCGCCTGTCGGATTTTTGCCGGTCGGGTCCTGACCTGGGACCACCGCGAAATTGCCGCCCTCAACCCGGAAGTGCGCTTGCCCTCGCTGCCAATTCTGACGACGGCCCGCAGCGTCCCGAACGCCGCCAGCCAGGTGTTTGCGGAGGCGTGCGTGACGGGTGGCTGGTGGCCTTCGACGTGGCGCAAGAGCAGCTGGTCGGCGGGCGCCGTCAACATACGGACCCGGCAGCGCGAGCAGCTGGCCGACTTGCGGGTGACCGGCTCGTTGGGTCTGCTGGGGCCCCTGGAGCAGGCACCGGACCTGCAAGTCGCCCGACTGCGCAGTCCAGGCGGCCTCTTCGTTGAGGCCTCGGTGGCGCAGGGTGTGGACGCGGTTCCCGCTTCTGTGTATACCAGCCTGGCCCCGGTGAAGGACGCACAGGCGTATCCGCTCCGGGGGTTGGTCTGGGCCGTTTACCTGCGTGAGCAGCGTTACCGGGAACGCGGACTTCAAGAAGCACAGGCGCTGCACGCTTTCCTGACGGCCCTGCAAGCTCAGGACAGTGAGTTCTTCACGCCCCTGCCCGAACAGGAGAGGCCGAGCGTCCGGCTGACCTTTGGTGGCCGCGACCTTGCGACGTTCAAGGGGCCACCCGCTCCCAGGCCATAA
- a CDS encoding zinc-binding dehydrogenase, with protein sequence MPNATMRAVVMTGRGEPHVLQLQDLPIPQPQAGEVRVRVRAVALNHLDTWVRRGLASPRLPLPHVLGSDAAGEIDAVGPGVHDLDLGARVMVNPGISCGHCEQCLSGQDNLCRAYQILGEHRTGAYAPFVVVPRANIVPMPAALTFVEAATVPLASLTAWQMVFDKADLRPWQTVLVMAAGSGVSSWAIQFAKLAGARVIATAGDDSKLSLARTLGADEVINYRQEDYGARIKALTGGVGVDAALDHTGADNWQTSLRALKWGGTLVTCGATSGYEAVTPLGAVFYKQLRILGSTMGPKGHLFRIAHLLEQERLRPVVADVMPLEQAAQAHERMASRDFFGKIVLEVGEKA encoded by the coding sequence ATGCCCAACGCCACCATGCGCGCCGTCGTGATGACCGGACGCGGAGAGCCGCACGTGCTGCAACTTCAAGACCTACCCATTCCACAACCCCAGGCAGGAGAAGTGCGTGTGCGGGTGCGCGCCGTGGCCCTCAACCACCTCGACACCTGGGTACGCCGGGGACTGGCCAGTCCCCGGCTTCCCCTGCCGCACGTGCTGGGCAGTGACGCCGCCGGCGAAATCGATGCCGTTGGCCCCGGAGTGCACGACCTCGACCTCGGCGCGCGCGTGATGGTCAACCCGGGGATCAGCTGCGGGCACTGCGAGCAGTGCCTGAGTGGTCAGGACAACCTCTGCCGCGCCTACCAAATTCTCGGCGAGCACCGCACAGGTGCTTACGCGCCCTTTGTGGTCGTGCCGCGCGCCAACATCGTGCCGATGCCTGCCGCGCTGACCTTTGTCGAGGCCGCCACGGTGCCACTTGCCAGCCTGACCGCGTGGCAGATGGTCTTCGACAAGGCCGACCTGCGGCCCTGGCAGACCGTTCTGGTGATGGCGGCGGGCAGCGGCGTGAGCAGCTGGGCGATTCAGTTCGCCAAGCTGGCCGGTGCCCGCGTCATTGCCACGGCCGGAGACGACAGCAAGCTGAGCCTCGCTCGGACGCTTGGTGCGGATGAAGTCATCAACTACCGCCAAGAGGACTACGGCGCGCGCATCAAGGCCCTGACGGGTGGCGTGGGCGTCGACGCTGCCCTCGACCACACCGGCGCCGATAACTGGCAGACCAGCCTGCGCGCCTTGAAATGGGGAGGCACCCTGGTCACCTGCGGCGCCACCAGCGGCTACGAGGCCGTCACGCCCCTGGGCGCCGTCTTTTACAAGCAACTGCGCATTCTGGGTTCCACCATGGGTCCGAAAGGTCACCTGTTCAGAATCGCCCACCTTCTCGAACAGGAGAGGCTGCGTCCGGTGGTGGCGGACGTGATGCCGCTGGAGCAGGCCGCGCAGGCCCATGAACGGATGGCCTCGCGGGACTTTTTTGGCAAGATCGTGCTGGAAGTCGGTGAAAAGGCGTAA
- a CDS encoding long-chain-fatty-acid--CoA ligase, which produces MGHPWLEHYESGVPHDIEHVDDCVHHLLEQAAGRFPEQVAVEFLGSTLTYRELWREARKFAHALQALGVRSGSRVSIMLPNTPQFLIAFYGASLVGAVVVNTSPLYVARELEQQLNDSGSETLVMLDAFYPRYEEIQARVPVKRVIVTGIQDALPFPKNVLYPIKAKRDGNWVQMKGKKVLAWKSLLKRTAPEVLPVHVHPDDLALLQYTGGTTGTPKGAMLSHRNLVSNTRQCRAWMPELRDGQEIILAAIPFFHVYGMTSAMNFGMLIGAKLILIPNPRDIRMLLVAIRKHRPSIFPGVPTLYNAVNNHPDTPSFDLTCIRACISGSAALPLETARKFREITGGANLVEGYGLTEASPVTHCNPVRGEQRVGIGLPVPGVSAMVAGEGGSPVPPGEIGELWVAGPNIMQGYWQKETESAKVLQQRGGRTWLATGDMAVMDEDGYFRIVDRKKDLIITGGHNVYPREVEEVLYAHPAVLEAAVIGVHDEYRGESVKAFVVFKEGTQASWEELTAHCRAGLSPYKVPRSWEARGELPKSAVGKVLRRALQEEAVQA; this is translated from the coding sequence ATGGGGCATCCCTGGTTAGAGCATTACGAAAGCGGCGTACCGCACGATATCGAGCATGTCGACGACTGCGTTCATCATCTGCTGGAACAAGCCGCCGGGCGTTTCCCCGAGCAGGTCGCCGTGGAATTCCTGGGCTCCACGCTCACCTACCGCGAACTCTGGCGAGAAGCGCGCAAGTTCGCGCACGCCCTGCAAGCACTCGGCGTCCGCAGCGGATCGCGCGTCTCGATCATGCTGCCCAACACCCCCCAGTTTCTGATTGCCTTTTACGGCGCCTCGCTCGTCGGGGCAGTGGTGGTCAACACCTCACCGCTTTACGTGGCACGCGAGCTGGAGCAGCAGCTTAACGACTCAGGCTCCGAAACCCTCGTGATGCTCGACGCCTTCTATCCCCGCTACGAAGAAATTCAGGCCCGTGTACCGGTCAAACGCGTTATCGTCACCGGAATTCAGGACGCCCTGCCGTTTCCCAAGAATGTCCTTTATCCGATCAAGGCGAAACGGGATGGCAACTGGGTGCAGATGAAAGGCAAAAAAGTCCTGGCCTGGAAGTCGCTGCTGAAGCGCACTGCGCCCGAAGTGCTGCCTGTACACGTCCATCCCGACGACCTGGCCCTGCTGCAATACACCGGCGGCACGACCGGCACGCCCAAGGGCGCGATGCTCAGTCACCGCAATCTGGTCTCCAACACCCGACAGTGCCGCGCCTGGATGCCCGAATTGCGCGATGGACAGGAAATCATACTGGCCGCCATTCCGTTTTTTCACGTCTACGGCATGACGAGCGCCATGAACTTCGGCATGCTCATCGGCGCCAAGCTGATCTTGATTCCCAATCCCCGCGACATCCGCATGCTGCTCGTGGCCATCCGCAAGCACCGACCCAGCATCTTTCCCGGGGTGCCAACCCTGTATAACGCCGTCAACAACCACCCTGACACCCCCAGCTTTGACCTGACCTGCATCCGCGCCTGCATCTCGGGCAGCGCGGCCCTGCCGCTGGAGACGGCCCGCAAGTTCCGCGAAATCACCGGAGGCGCCAACCTCGTCGAGGGCTACGGTCTCACCGAAGCCAGCCCGGTCACGCACTGCAATCCGGTGCGGGGCGAACAGCGCGTCGGCATCGGCCTGCCCGTTCCCGGCGTATCCGCCATGGTGGCCGGCGAGGGCGGCTCACCCGTGCCGCCGGGCGAGATCGGCGAGCTGTGGGTCGCGGGGCCGAACATCATGCAGGGCTACTGGCAAAAGGAAACGGAAAGCGCCAAAGTGCTGCAGCAGCGTGGCGGGCGCACCTGGCTCGCCACAGGGGACATGGCCGTCATGGACGAGGACGGCTACTTCCGCATTGTTGACCGCAAAAAAGACTTGATCATCACCGGAGGCCACAACGTCTACCCCCGCGAAGTGGAAGAAGTCCTCTACGCGCACCCGGCCGTGCTCGAAGCGGCAGTGATCGGCGTGCACGACGAGTACCGCGGCGAGAGCGTCAAGGCGTTTGTGGTGTTCAAGGAAGGCACGCAGGCGTCCTGGGAAGAGCTCACCGCGCACTGCCGCGCCGGTCTGTCTCCCTACAAAGTGCCCCGCAGCTGGGAAGCGCGCGGCGAACTGCCCAAAAGCGCCGTCGGGAAGGTTCTTCGACGGGCGCTGCAGGAAGAAGCCGTCCAGGCCTGA
- a CDS encoding response regulator has product MPYTILVADDESAIRTMLEVILSADGHDVVPLGDGKAVLEYLKDYTPDAMLLDVKMPFVDGYEICSRVKRVKRLAHVPVVLLTAFDDDQTRDHAKLVGADDLIYKPLSGKNLRGRVAQLIESKKAPGRLTS; this is encoded by the coding sequence ATGCCGTACACCATTCTGGTTGCCGACGACGAAAGCGCCATCCGCACGATGCTTGAGGTGATTCTGTCGGCGGATGGGCACGATGTCGTGCCGCTCGGGGATGGAAAGGCCGTACTGGAGTACCTGAAGGACTACACGCCCGACGCCATGCTGCTCGACGTCAAGATGCCGTTCGTGGACGGCTACGAGATCTGCAGCCGGGTCAAGCGGGTCAAGCGCCTGGCACACGTCCCGGTCGTGCTGCTCACCGCCTTCGACGACGATCAGACGCGTGACCACGCCAAGCTGGTCGGCGCGGACGATCTCATCTACAAGCCCCTGAGCGGCAAGAACCTGCGTGGACGCGTCGCGCAGCTGATCGAGTCGAAAAAGGCGCCGGGTCGGCTGACATCATGA